A stretch of DNA from Melospiza melodia melodia isolate bMelMel2 chromosome Z, bMelMel2.pri, whole genome shotgun sequence:
TCAGCAATTCCTGATTGCCAAAATGAGTTGGGAGCCACCACTTAACATTGCCACACCATGGTTCAGTACATCCCAATGACAGAGTCAGAAGGCACACTATCACTGTCTTGAAATCTTGAAGCAGGATACATTTCAGCTTAACTGAACAAATACCTAATAAAGTTGgctcttttccccctcttccagaTGCTAAAAAATAAGTATATTCCATACTAATCAAGTGTTCACACACTAGAGGAAAAGAGCAGCTCTTGATGGTGTCCTTTGTTACTCTACGAGACTCTCAAGCCTCACTGTTCACACACTCATTTCAGACAACCAGCAACTACAGCCAAGTACACTCACCAGAGGAATACTGAAATACcaattcagagctgctgcagaacaCCTGTGGTTTCTGCTCAGTCTTTTGGATGCGGGAAAGCTAACAAACAGGACATGTGGCAATCTGCCATGGACTGGTTAGAGCAGACAGGTTTGGGAAATACGCCTTAGCTAGCAATAACCAAGGGAGGAACCATCCTGTGTCCTAGCTACCTACTGCTCCTTGAGAAATTTCGGTATTTTGCCAATCCACCCAAGGCCAGGCCAAAGTATGCAGTGGAAAGCcagaagaaaaggaagaggagCAAAAATGAAAGCTGCAAAAGCCAAAGAGATTAGAGATTAGTAAACACTGTTCACTCACAGCACCACTTTATCAGGGCTATAGCCTGGCACACCTACCTATTTTACTGAGGCCTGCTTTGCCTATTTGAAAGGGGAAACAGCCAACTGACTAGTCATTATCTTTACAGGTGCTAAGGAAAGTACCCTAAAGGCAATTCAGCACCACTAAAGTATATACCAGTGCACTAAAAGTGACATGCTAATTGCAAGCACCACTGACAACAGAACACCATGACTTTGATCTCCCTTCATTTGTAGACACTAAAACTTGTGCTTCCATATCTAATTTAATTTTCTGTAACTAAAACAAGCCAGGTCAGGCGTCTTTATTGAGTAACTAACTGCTCTGAAtatttatttagaaggaaaactACATGGCTCCACACAAAACCAGCTGACAGCAAACCTAGCAACATCTCCATAAAAGCTTGAGATGGCACTTGAGTACAAGTCATTCACCTCAGGAAAGTGCCATTCAGTAGCACACTGCAAGCTTCTGTGCCTAGCTTAAATTAAATGACAAACACTGCCTGAGGAATGGATTGCCTTACAAAGAGGCACAGAAAAAAGGGCATGTTAATATTTAACTAGAATTTTTTTACATAACCAGTGATTGTCATGCCCACTTCAGAGATCTTCAAGTGCTACAAACTTGGATGTATATGTGCCCACTCTCACATGCATCTTTCAACAAATATGACTCAGATTTACTAAGCACACCATTGTGTTTGTGATCCTCTGATTACTGCTGCTGGCTCAGCAAAACAAAGTGCATACCTACTATAAAAGTTGTCAAGGAGAGCCTAAGGTATTTAAACCTGAAAAGGACTGGATTGCCTTCAGCATGATGTATAGCAAACCAGATGCTTCAGTCTACAAAACTGTTTTATTAACCTCAGGTTAGAAAAGTGAAACGGTTATAAATAACTAAGTAGTTGTTAGCTTTTGCTATTCTGTATTGGCTTTTGCAAATCATTATTAACGATTTTGATATAGTACTGTTTGTAATCAcatttaactgcttttgatataGTACAGTCTTTTTGACTCTACAATCAAGCACGAATCTTTAAAAACATGCAAATATAACCTCAAGTTTTACTACTACAGAGGAATAATAGGTTCAATTTAGAATATATGATCTTACATGCAACACTATGACTGTCCTGTTCTCATTCTTCCCTTACATTTCTACCAGCCTATTTAATCTATGCAAACAAAAAGTAGATGGTACTAGGTGTGCCACAAAAAATTTTGTCAATTGATATAGAAATTAATCTCTGGGTTACAGCTTGAGAGACAACTGACCTCTTTCAGCTTCCTGTAAAAAACTCCCTGCAATCCACCTCTCTCCTCTTAGTGGGCTATTAACTGAAAGGTTAATGCCCTTGGGCACTTGGCCTCTGTGTGGGCACAGGGCCCAAGACCATCAGAAACCCTGGAAGATTTACTGGATCACTGCATCCAGGTCATACACCTCTACAGCACAATATCCCACTTTAAGCTATCCTACCCTTCTTTAACCACTTGCTACCTTCTTGTTTACATCTTCCTGTGCGTGCAAAAGCCTCACCTGACAGCAGAAGCCCCACAGGCAAGCACACGCTCAAGTGAGCACTTCAGGGCAAGCTCTGATCAAACAGCAGAGCCCTCTCACATCACTCTACAGGGGAAACAGTAGCAACAGAAAAGGAGAACATGACAGTAGCTAGAAATACAAACCTAATAGCTGATCAGTCAAGAAATGACAAAAAAATTTTGCTTCCAATATAGAAGTCTGAGATGTCAAAAAACAGGGAAGAATATGAGGTAAGCAATCACTATGCCATTGCTCCCCCATTCTATTCTCATATACAAAAAAACTATTTTTTTGTTTAAGCATAAGATAACACTTGTTTTTCCAGCATCCCCAAAACGCAGAAAGACTATTTCAGGACCATTTCAGTCATCACAAGCAATTCAAATTTTGTCCACACTCCTCTTTACAGTCAAGAAGCACTTTTAGAGTCTTGAAGAAGTTAAACTGAATACTTGGAGCTGGCTGGGTGGCTCTGTGGGACATAGCAGCTTCTCTAAGAAGCCACCCCTGTATCCCCTGCCACACGTATCCAGTGTACTATTCTACTGCCTATCCATGCACTTATTCCTCTACCACCAAAGCCATTCACATTTCATCAACGTTTTCCTACAGCTACTGAAAAATACCATGCATGCTACTGGAAAATTATAGGGAACACATGCCAGAAGAGCAAAGGAGCACACAGGACAGTGAGCACAACTACACACATCTACTTAAAAACTACACAAAGAGACATGTTCTAACTAGAGATGGTATATAGAACTTCTGGAAAAAGAAGTCTCTGTAAAGGTTAAGGTTACTCAAGCCACTCAAATGACTCAGAACATGCTTCTAACATTTCCAGCAGCACTCAAACACTGAGTTTATAGCACGATGACTAAAGTTTGAAGCAAATAAAGAGGCTTTATTCTTGTTTCCACAGTATCTTGCTGCAATTGAACTGGCAGATAAGTATTTAAGATTAAAAAATTCTTAAGAATGACAAAAATTGATAGCATGATTTTAATAGTCCTGCATGTATTTAAATGGATGtgcagggtttttttgctttcatgCCACAACTAAAACATTTCCTTCGCTATTCTACATCCAATTTCTAAGGCAGATTTCAAATTCTTCTcttcattgggatgcaaacattttaaaaacacaaataaaagccaattgaaactgaaaaaaaagacaATCACCCATAATGAAAATAAGCATTTATCTATACATTAACCTAACAAGCTTTCACAAattgtaaaaaaaaccaaaaccagggtTTAGACAGGGTTTAATGTTTAAAATTCATTACAATAAGTTTATTCTAGGAGAAGCACAAAAACTGCAGCAGCATTATCAAACTCATTGCCCCAGGTTAACAAAAATGTTATACAACCAAGTACACAAGGTCAGTCAGACTCACCTTCCCTCATTGATTTTTGCTTTGTCCCCATGGCAAGTGAAGTTCTGGATGTAGCCCAGGCTGCAGTTGATccgtgcccagtcgggctggcaCACAGCAATGAAGTGAGGGCGCAGCCGACCTATGGAGTACTTGGCAATGTCTGTCAACGACTGGCTAGCCGCTGCCCCGAAAATGAAGGTCCCAATGCCTTTGTAAATAGTGGCTATGTAGTTATTTCTGACAAACGAATTTGAGTGCAAATTATTATAAAAGACCGAGAGAGCCTCTCCTATGATTATCTGAAAAAGAAATAAGGAGAACAAGTTAATGATAATAACATTAAAAGAAAAGTATTATGCTATTTTTGTTAATACTCACAGTTTCAGAAACTATTTTTTTTACAAACATTAAGCTGCAAATTTAAGTTTTCCAAGAGTCAGCAGTAACCATGTCCAAACATTATAAACACTTTCACACAGAAGAGAAACACCTTTCTACTTTACCCTACCTCATGTTGAACTTAATAATATTATTTTCAGAATACTTATTAAAACAAAGCTTTCGCAGAATAACATTTAACCATATTATTTGGTATGGCCCTAATTAGAAACATTTTCTCCTGCGTAACTTCATTCTACATTGAGTCTTCTTCACTTACTGTACTGAGTAAAATTTTTCAAAGCTTGTTAGGTTTTTCATGAAACCAGAAACGGTTCTGAAGAGTTGAGACTTTATTTCCAGATCTGAAAGGCCAGATGTTTCAACCAAGAAATTTCCTATTCCTCATGGAAATTAAATCCTTTGGAGAGAAAAGAAAACTAATGAGGGTAGGGAAAGACAGGTCTTACTGAGGTAAGATTTTTCATCCTACATGTCCAAGATACATGTATCAAGTGCTGGCAAGAAAGCAGATCTAATTTTGTTTTCTTGCAACTTCCATCTTTTGCAGAAAGTAAGTTTTTCCTTCTGCCAGACACAGAACTTCACTCCAGATAATTTGGATATTGAACCAATTGGTCCCATTCTGTACAGAAAGGTCAATTAATACAGATGGTCAGGTGTGTGGAGGACTGGATGTATACATGTAAAGTTACCTTGAAAAATcatgtaaaaattaaaattatgtctCTGTCACTTGAGATGCTGGGTCCTGGACCCCAGCAAAGCAGAGCTGTGGTGAATGAAGCCATTACTTAGACACTGCCACCCAGGCACACGGAGTGACAGCTTGTCAGAGGCTCTGCCCGTGAAGGCAAACAGACAGTACTGCCAGATGGGTGACAATGAAGCTTTACACCCTCCACCACACCCAACATGGGCTGAAGCAGAGAAATACCAGAATATGGACTAAAGCTGAGAAAGTTTTCAGTAAAGTTTTACTTCAGTAAAGTACATAGACACCTAATCCAGAAAGCAGCCTCTTAAGTAAGATAACTGAGCACAAATAGCCATGACAGATAAATAATGACTCCCTTTCAAATAACACTGCTTCAAAACCTGCAAGAAGGTCACTTATCTCAGGTACCAAAAAATTAGTTGATGTCAGTGCAATTACTATACTGGACAGACATCAAAGAATATTCATCTTCAATAATCTGACTAAGCATTGAGTAAAGGACACCAATATTTGCTTTTACCATCTTACTATGAAGCAATCTTGACAGAAAAGCCTGATTTCACAACTTAAAGATATCCCCTGATGTTACAAAAGAAATTTAGTTAGCTAAATATTCATACAGGCTCAAATGAAGACTGGATTAATCCAAAGGGAATACATCCATTTAAAAACTATATGTAGTGGAGCCTTTTCTGACTCAGGAAGTCTCTGAGGTGCAAATGGCTGGCAgccaagtactgagggcaatacACCAATCTTCCCATgctctagcctcttcttcctcacTCAGCTGTTTTGGCTGCTCTAGAAATGAAATAAGCTATATGGGCTTCAGCTGTGACCAAGCACTGATGCTCTCAGATTATACTGACTACCCTAAAGTAGTAACAGGGTGGGAAAAAAAGTCTTATCTTAAAAGGGAGAATCTTTAGCATAAGCCACTTGCCAGTTAACAAAACACACAAACCCTCCCTCCACCCAAATTTCATCTGCTTCAGAAACATTTCTGTAAGTTTttaaagcagcttttccaagaaGAGGGAAACCAGGCAAGTCACAGCTTCAATTCTCAGAACATACTTCTACACTTGCAAAAAAAATTCCATCCAAAAGCAAATATGAGCTGAAAGTTGACCTTTATGCTGGAACCTTGATAAAAATCCATGCAGTCCCTATGGAAGGCAGAGTTAGATTATCATAATATCCCTCCTGACTGAAACCCATTAGCCCAGAGAAACAGCTGGTCAATACTGACGATTACCTTTAGCTGTGCCTTTTCATTTTTGGCTCCTAAATATACTTGAATAAATATTTATACGGCTAAAAATCTTATTTGGCATAAGGAAGTTTTAACTCTGCTCAAAGTGTGGCTCTGATGAGTTTGGATGCCACCCAAGAGAACCATCAGTGGAGACTGAATCTTTTTAGCACATCTGGACAGAGATCTTGAGGCCCCTGTGGAAGGGCCATGGCAGGAACTGCAGTGCAGCCCCATCAGACTCAGAAATGGGTAACTCCAGAGGCCCAGCTGCCCCCTCTGCTCACAAGGACACCTCTCAGCTATTTTCTGCCCCAGCACTGGTGTTCTTCCAAGAGCCATTTGCACTCCATCTAGTCAAGGAAAGCTGCTGTTTTCTGCAGGCTAAGGCATTTCACCAGCTGATCCCAGCTCAGACAAGCCACAAGAGGTGGCAACAGACAGGGTAATAGCAGGACCTCAACTTTTGTCCATACGTAGTAAGATATTAGGTTAGCTCAGCTGACAGCATACCATTAAATATTAGGGATAGAGAGTCCCTATATTCTTAAGACAGTTCAGCTGACCTAGGAGCTGTGGTCAGAGAGAGACCCCAAACTGGCAGTCACAGGGACAATCTGTCCAGCTCACTGATCTGGCGTGAAgaggaggaaagaagaaaagtaCCCTGTTTTCAGCCAGGGTAGGTGCAGTATGAAAATAATAATGCAAATGGACCCAGAGTTTTATCCTGATCTTCAGGGAAACATCCAGGGGAAAACTCCACACTTACTTCTTTTTATTCTATTTATGCTTTTGATAACATCTGACAGGAAGCCATAATCTTTCTCTTAAATAGGCTAGGATCGGTTTTTACACTTCCACACACAGAAGTTTCCCAAAGATTTTGTGGCAGATAAAAAATACTGACTTAATAAGTCATGCACAATGATATACTGAAACTAGCAGgtcttgaaataaaaaaaaaactgcGACAGTCACAACACATTAGTGTTATTTTCAACAAATATGGTAAGAAGTTTTTATGTCTCAGATTACAGCATTAAACCATCATAGTTCTAAGGTAGTATTTTTCTGTTCTATAATTCTAGCTGTTTGACTTCAGTTAAAGAAAAGCTTTTAGTTAATCTTGCCAGACCACAATTTCTACTGCTTTAGCACCTGACCTAAGGACATTATTTTAGGGTTGAGAAATCTTACAGATTAGTTTTGTAAACCTGTATTAACAGATTACCCCTCCTCCCtcttccccacccccactgaAATAAAAAGCAAGGAAGAAAAGTTTAACTTACAACAATTACACTGAAAGGAATAATTATTCCTGCTAACAATTTATAAGAAATGGTGTCCTCTTTGTATGGATACCGGATGGATTCATCACTACAGAAAACGCCTCTCTGGAAGGGGGTACGTCGTGAACTGAGAATTGCAAAAGGCAAGCCAGCTGGCAAAAAGGAATACAAAATACattacaaaaccaaaacaaactggCAATGATCATACTCCCACATTTCCAAAGAGATGTGCATAAAGAGGAATGGGCATGCAGGAAGTTAGAAGGTTATGCACTTCCTTTGGCCAATGACTACTGCCTTGACTTTGTAGCTTCCAGGAAGGATTGCTGAATGAAGGAGAACAAGGCAGGACTCCTCTCGTCTTCATGTTTGTGGCACTTCAAGTGTGGAACAATGCCAAAACCATGACTGAGTAAATAGTTCAGTGACAACCACTGAGATGCTCAATCTTGTGCTACTGGCACAATTATCAAATTTTTCTTTATATTCCAGTGAGCAACAGTTGCCCCTGTACACCTTCTCTGGATAGCTTTACAAGTCGGAAGAGCATAAATTGCATTTCATGAAAGCAGAAAAGGAGGTGCTTTCAAGGGAGTGCAAGTGCAGAGGGAATATTTGGGAATATGGAGAAAAGGAAATTACACATGCACACTATTCCCTAACTTCCTCACACACTGGATGCCTTCCTAGAAGGACCTACAGCCTCAAGGCATGGAGATTTTATTCCCACCTCTTCCACCAAAGAGGATGCCTTTGGCTTAATCTAATACCTGCAGGACACAATACTAAGCTGCACAATGCTGCAAGCTATTTCTACCCACAACACAAACCAATATTAGTCATTTGAACAGCAAAGGTTTTTTCAAAAAATTCAAAATAGGATGCAAATTACCATAAACTGATAGAATCTCATTTCTAGATCCTATTCCTCCATCCTTAACACACATACAACATCTGCACAATCTGTTTTTGTACAGGGATGACTACTCTTGGAAAGAAAAGGCTGTATGGAAAACAAGAGGTGGAGGACTACAAAGAatgtctaacaaaaaaaaaaaaccaaaaaaaaaaccaaaaaaaaaaaaaaaacccacaaaaacaaacacaacaaaaaacccaaaaactttaGCTTAGGCATGTAGAGCCCAGTAGCATAACCCTTGACTTTATGCTCAAAATTTAGCTGTGTTGTACATAAAATGCATACCACTTTAAAGTTACACAACAAAACTTATCTGGAAGAGACACTCCCATCCAACATTAAGGGATCAGAAAGATGAAAACAGTCTCcatccttccttcccagcagaaaTAAATGTTGCTGAAGTCACAGTTCTCTCCTCAAGACCTCTGGGCCAAGGCATAACCTACCTCTTCCTTTCCACATACACAGCTAGCCCAATAAGCATGTGTAAATAAAACTGAGGATGTGAAGAGCAGGAGAAAAAGCGAGCAAAAGAAGATGCCAAGCATCAAGAAAACTGTTAGGGAAGAGACCTAGGATCCTGTCCAATCCTCTTTCCCTCCACCCATGAAGTCCTCCAAACTACACCTGACTCCTGGGACCATCACAAGTGATGTAACTGGGATTTCACAAACAATTTACCATCAGTTTTGCTCTGCACACTATAAAGTGCTTAAAAGAATACTTCCAtttgaaaacaaaaatacaaataacaaAATAATAGCTCAAAAGGAGAAAACTTCCCTGAAGTGAACTCTGATGAATGACACAACCCTATCCCTTGATCAGGCAGTTATATATGGGTCTACTGTGTgggcccttgcattccagctcaGCCTGTTGCAAAGAACCAGGTACCCTCTGTACTGCTGCTGCCATGAAGCCAATAGCATGCAAAACCTTCCCCCCAAAAGTGGTAGAAAAAGACCCCTGTCATTGTCAAGAGGGGTTGTTTCCAATTCCATGCCAGCGGGACTACAACTGACACAGCTCTGGAAGCCATCCAAGCACACCAACaaagcaggaggacagcaggacGGGCCAAGAGCCAAGCCAGAGCGTCACCAAAACACTGCACCATTCAGACACcagccagcacaaagcctggGAGCTGGAATCCGCAGTACAGTGCAAAAACACAGCCTTtcctattaggaaaaaattcctctACCTCTCTCTTAACAGAAAGAAGGTTTTGAAAAAGACTGCAGATTATTTTTTCTCCTCCCCTTGTGTTGGTATTGTGACAGATGTCATGATACACCATCAATTGTTTAGTATTTAGCTGACTTGCATCAGGGTTGAGGCAGAAGCACGTGCAGTCGTGGTGAGGGAAGGTGATTTGTCAACATAATGCTGTGGTGTTTCCAACACTATTTATCCTAAAAATAGGTATGGAATGAAAATTTCATCATTTGCCCAGCACACACCAACATTGCAGACTGAGTATTTGAGAAAAATTTATTGCTTGGACCTCCAAATGTAGAGAATTAGGCATGTACAGATAAGAGTTTCTCAATTATTTACATGGTTACTTCTTTAGAGTTGGTAGTTTTGATTATCATGGTAAAGCAGTTGTTCACAAAATTAAGTTCAACCCAAAAAAACCTTATCACAGCTTCAGCACACTGCCACAAACACCTGTGGTTACAGTTAGTGTCACTGACATTGAACCACTAGCTCTGCATCACCCATTTTAAAGACTTGCTCTGTGAATAATGGTGTCATGGCACCTTACTCCTCATTTCCTCTAACCCACACCTGGATGTTTCAGCTTCTCAAGATGAGAGACTGGAAATTTTCAGGATGATGGGGTTATTCAGGGGGAGcttttttaaatgtaatttccATCTACTAAATCAGAAATAAAAAGGGGTGTGGAGCACAGGAATGAAGTCTCTCAGGCAGTGAGGATCTGTGTTCTTACATGCTGAGTGAAGCTGCTTGAAATGTGCATGCTCATTCTTCAGTAATATTGAGATTATGATGTAACTATCCTGTAATTGCACCTTCCTGTATCCAGATCACGGAACCAAAATACCAAACCACTCCAagattgtttttgttttgtaaGCAAGTATGAATAGCTAAAATAAAATTGTCTTCTCTTTCATTATTTCTTTCCACCTCCTTTACTTTGAGTCTTAAAAGTTCTGGGTATCTATGTGGCAGCCATAAAGTAACCATTAATTGGAAGAGCTAAGCACTGAAAAATATAGTAAACATAACAAATCTTTCTTCAGTTTCCCCCAGCTGCACAACAGATTCAAGAAGTAGTTCCACCAGTCATTTATCTTATTGCTGTTCTCAGCATCTTTCAGTGAATGCTCCATGAAAGCTTGaaagaaaagttttaatttctaaAAAACAGATTACAGTATAACTGATCAGATTAATTTAACACTGTTAAACTGTAAACTGAAGTCACAGAGTTACAACATCTGTAATTTACCTATGGCTCAATTCATGGCAGTCATCAGCCTGAAAAACCATGCTAGTAGGGGCTTTTGATATCTTTTTGGTTAAAGTATTCTCCAATGTCAATACCTAATCCCTCAGAACATGCTCCATGGAACAGGTTTAATTTACTTCTTTTTAACGTGCATGGATTGACTTCACTATTATTAACTGGTGGGAGAGAGCAGAAAAGTAGAGGTCAAACCAGAAGGGCATCAAGTGTTTCTGGCATGTGAAGCCAGTAAGAGAACCTTCTCACAATACTGAGGGTTCTGTTCTGTTTTAAATAAAtctgcaaaataaataaataaacccaaaaatCTGCTTTTGTGGGTTTTCAAGGCATtttaatttctaaaataaaatcaaaattatttcaaaatcaaAAATATATAGCTTAAGTATTTTTTGCAATGGAAGTTTCCCTTTAAGACAATAAAGGGACAGAAAAATCAGTTTAGCTTTTTCACTACTGCAAGCAGAACAAGCAAGCAGAAGAACTGTCATTAAGTGATAAAGAGGTAAAGCTTCTTACTGTACCAAGTAAAACAGTGGAGTTTCCCTACAGCTGGGATAGACATGTTACTTTTTCACCCTTACAGATATCATAATTTCAGAAGACAGGGATAAGTTTTTGCATCACGGTGGCAATTTCCCTAGCATGGAAACTCCTGGCACAGGTGGACAAGACATGACTGAAGATACCAAATGATACTTGTCTTTATCTTTACCACCATCACTAGTGTCAATGTCTTTAATATCACAGATACAACTGAGGAAAAAATGCTTACTGTAGTATAGGAAGCACTGTACTTTGACAGCAGATTTATTCACACAAATATCTAAAGCAGTTTCTCAAGAAAAAGTAGCAAAGATTCAACAGCAGATCACTGAGAAGAAATCCTACTCATCTGCCACAGGCACATTACCACATTCAGTTAAAAGAAAGGTCCTACAATATCCTACAAATACTCATTTTGTTCAATTTTCCCTGAAAGCAGTAGAAATTGGGGAGTTTAAGTACTCCTTTTATGTAAGAAGTGGAGAGAGCAGAGGAGCAGTAAAGGCTCTGTATTGAATACTTCTCATATGATAATTCCAAAAAGCTTCCACTTCATCTTCTAAGCTAGTTGTAATATAGTGAAGAAATTGCCTAAAGCGAAAATGACAACATGTATGTGAGGAGGAATTATACAGTTGGGAAGAGGTTACCTGTAGGGTAATCTCAAGGATAAAGCAAACAAGCTGGTGCTATGCAGTGCATATGCATTCTTAATGAATAACTAGCAGATGTACTGCTGACAGAGCTGGCAATTCTTTGATACAGTGGAAAATCAAGGCCAGCCAGTTCTGCCTGCAAAACAACCCTTAAAGACTGAGGCAAGCGAACATACGGAGATTTGCGCAGTAATGAGTTCAGAGTCATGCATCTGGAGGTTAAACAACTCTTGGGAGCTTGTCAGTTCAAACTAGGAGGGGGAAATAATGTACTTCTTGTGGTAGTTGTACATCAGTATAATAGCATGACCATTAGACAAGTCTTTTCAAAGGCATTAACACTTCTAAGCCATTTGACAATTTTCCTCTGAAACAGTATTCAGTCAAAATTGGCAAATGCATTTAGGCATTTGGTTTTAACTCATCTGTCTTTAGTGCAGACAGATATGGACTGCTAGGATACATCCCTCATGATCTCAAAAACGAGAGTTTGGTTTAGGGTCTAAGGGCTGTAAATCAGCCAAGTGCATACACAGTAGATATTAGATAAAAGAGCAATACTGATCCAACAAGCAACCAAGAATTA
This window harbors:
- the PLPP1 gene encoding phospholipid phosphatase 1 isoform X3; translated protein: MFDRTRLPFVALDVLCVLLAGLPFAILSSRRTPFQRGVFCSDESIRYPYKEDTISYKLLAGIIIPFSVIVIIIGEALSVFYNNLHSNSFVRNNYIATIYKGIGTFIFGAAASQSLTDIAKYSIGRLRPHFIAVCQPDWARINCSLGYIQNFTCHGDKAKINEGRLSFYSGHSSFSMYCMLFVALYLQARMKGDWARLVRPTLQFGLIAASIYVGLSRVSDYKHHWSDVLTGLIQGAVVAVLIVVYVSDFFKVRGSTFQPKEDSHTTLHETPTNGNHFGSNHQP